A genome region from Methylobacterium sp. FF17 includes the following:
- a CDS encoding YidB family protein, translated as MSDGFPSMTALLGLLALAGYQNKDKLAELLGGAGQGSPQLAGSGAAPGSLTGSGEGAGGALGGFLGGLAGTQRGASPGGFLSSGLGEMLERFHNAGHGQAAQSWVNHGPNQEIAPHHLEQAIGPDVLATLTQRTGLSRDELLARLSKNLPNAVDQYTPDGRLPA; from the coding sequence ATGAGTGACGGCTTCCCATCCATGACGGCGCTGCTCGGTCTGCTGGCTCTTGCCGGCTACCAGAACAAGGACAAGCTGGCCGAGTTGCTCGGCGGAGCCGGCCAGGGAAGTCCGCAGCTCGCAGGGTCCGGCGCCGCACCGGGAAGCCTGACTGGTTCGGGGGAGGGCGCGGGCGGTGCCTTGGGCGGCTTCCTTGGCGGTCTGGCGGGCACCCAGCGTGGCGCATCGCCCGGAGGCTTCCTGAGCAGTGGCCTGGGCGAGATGCTGGAGCGCTTCCACAATGCCGGTCACGGACAGGCAGCGCAGTCGTGGGTCAACCACGGCCCCAACCAGGAGATCGCCCCGCACCATCTGGAGCAGGCGATTGGCCCTGACGTTCTCGCGACGCTGACGCAGCGTACGGGCCTATCGCGGGACGAGTTGCTGGCGCGGCTTTCCAAGAACCTCCCGAACGCCGTCGACCAGTACACGCCCGATGGTCGCCTTCCGGCTTAA